GGTTAGTGGTTTGAGGGAACAATCGTAGGTATTTAATAACAATAATCTTTCTCTGGCATGGGAGAAGGGAATGCCGGGGAGTAGTTGTAAATAATAATCAACAATTATCGGGGAAAGGGGATGAGCGGTAACATAGATAAGTCTTGTATGGGGATTACGTAGGCGAATTAAAGAAAATAATTGCCTTTCTTCGTAGTGCAAAAAACCTGCAACTTTTTTACCAACTCTTTGATCGATGCTGAAGGAGGGAATTACTAATATATCGGTGTCATCTTCGTCTAAAATATCTCTATCTTGCCAACTATGACGCAATTTATCTTGTAATTGCATAAATCTTTCTTTTTCCGCCGCCGTAACTGCCATTTTCCTACTCCACTGATGTTGAATATTTATATATATCCTCAATTAATCTGATCCAACCATTGGTAAGAGATGCTAAAATGCGATCGCCCTTTTCCCTAGTTGCCACCGTAGCATCACCAATCACCCCACTTGTGCTTAACTCCTTCGTCACCCATGGGAAAGGTAAACGCCCCTCAAGGGATAACAAACTATCCCCCGCCAAATCCTTGGCATATTCTTTTACCGCCAACTCCATTTTTACCTGATGGGGTAAAAGAGATAACATTAAACTCGTTTCCGCATCTCCTGCATGGATACCCTCCTTTCCTTCCTTCTCACTCATCAAATCCTTTGTAATGTGAGGTACACGCCAAGTAAAAAAAGGAAACACTAAAAAATCATTATGCTCTTGATGCAAATCACGGCTGATAATATCTAATATGTGAGGTTGCCCACCGTGGGAATTCATCAAAACCAACTTACGAAACCCTGCCCGATAAATGCTCTCAGCCGTTTCTCTTAATACCCTTAATAAAGTTTCTGCACTTAGGCTAATGGTACCGGGAAAATCTAAATGTTCGTTAGACTTTCCATAATAAAGGGTGGGTAAAGCATAGGCAGGAATTTCTGGGGCTAAACCCTCCAAAGCCCTGCCCAATACCCCCTGACTGATGGCAGAATCCACCACGAGGGGGAGATGATGCCCATGTTGTTCGATTGCCCCAATGGGTTGGATGATAACGACATTTTCTTTATTGGGCATTTTTTCGATTTCTTGCCATGTTAAATAAGCAAAAAAACGCTCTGGGGGAATAAAACCGTGAATCATAATATTATTAGGGAATAGGGAACAGGGAATGGGCAATGGTTGTGCTACTATAATTATTCATTATCCATTCTCAATTATCAATTATTATTGTGAACTACTGGTTAATGAAATCTGAGCCTAGCGCTTATGGTATTGACGACTTACAAAGAGAAAAAACTACCATCTGGGATGGGGTAAGAAATTATCAAGCCCGTAATATCCTTGGGGAAATGAAAAAAGGGGATTTAGCTTTTTTTTATCATTCTAATTGTAAACCCCCTGCGATCGTTGGTTTAATGGAAATAGTTGAAACCAGTATAGTTGATCCTACCCAGTTCGATCGCACTTCACCCTATTTTGACCCCAAAGCAACTCCCGAAAAACCCCGTTGGCATACTGTCAAAGTAAAATTTCGAGAAAAATTTGCTCAATCTTTATCCCTAGAAATTCTCAAGAAAAATTTTAATCCTGAAGATTTTTTAGTAGTAAAAAAAGGTAATCGTTTATCAGTTATGCCTGTAAATAATGCCGTTGCCAAAGCAATTATTGATTTAATATAACCTGAGTTCGGGATAACATTTTCTAGTTAAGGCAGGCAATAGGGAATAGGCAATGGGCAATAGTGAAGTGAATATTTTTCACCATTTCTAGGTGTTATTTAGCAATTTGAAAACCGCCGTAAACTTTTCACCGTCAAGGCTGACACTAAACAATACTCATAATTATTATCCCGAATTGAGGTTAATATAACTTCTATTTGACATACACTAATTTAATAGCTATATGGAGATAACATTTTATTTTACTCCTTTATGTTCAAATTATGTTGAATCATTAAAATGTGAGAAGCTGACTGTTTAGCGTCTTTTTTGCTTCTACCATAGCCTTCCCCATTAAGAGTTATATTTTGATAATTAAGACTAATAAAACAGCGAAAAAAACTGTCAACTTTGATATATTTATACTCAGGATAATCTATTTGATTAGTTTGACAAAAATCATGTAACAAAGAAACATAATCTTTTTCTGAGGGGAGGTGTGTATCAGTTTGCACATTATCACCAGAAGGGGTATTTTCTGTATTGATAGTATTATTATTATCCTGTTTTACCGAAGATATTTTGACGGGATTAGATGTCAATTCATCATTGAGAAATGCTTTGATATATCCCAAGGCTGATAGTTGTTTCGCCTTGCTTTTTTTCTGGTTAATGGCAGGTTGCTTAGTGGTAAAACCATCCACATAACAAAAACTATAAAACCCACTTTTATCAGGATGACTTTCTATCTCAAATTTTACCTCCTGATGGTCTAATTGCGATCGCACCAATAACACCGATACAGCATCAATATTTTCATAGTCAAAAAAACGATTCACCCTAGCCTCAAACCATAACTTATAAAAATCTTTGGGTTGTAAACTATCAATTCTCTTTTCTACTTCGTCCAAAAACTCATCCGTCAAACCATTCTCATCAATAGTTTGATGTAACAAATTAGAAAAAGCCTTATCATCCACAATATTATTCTCTCCCCCATCGGTATGGGTATCCGAGAGAATCTGAGCAGGATTCGTAATCAAATTACCATTAACATAGGCTTGAATAGCCATTAAAGCAGAATCCTGTTTTACCCTAATCTTTTTGCTATCCTCCGCAAACTCGGAAGTCGTCAAACCGTTGATATAACATCTCCCTTGATAAATTTTTTGCTGAGAATTATATTTGATTTGATAATTAACCGTAATATTTTCAATTTGGGAAGCAATAAATAAGATTGACACCCCATCAATATTATCCAAATCAAAAAAGTCATTAATTTTTGCCACAAACCACAGTTGATAAAAATCCTTTAAAGATAAATTATCGACTCTTTCTCTTATATAACCTAAAATACTTTTAACTCGATGACGATAAATATAATATTCTATAAACTCAGAAAACTCATCATCACTTAAAGTTCTAATTTTCTCCTCAGAAATATCATTATACTTTTTAGCAATATCTTCCTTTCTTTTTATACGTAAATGATTAGACTTATTTTCCTTATATAAGCAATGAAAATCATTAATGTAATCAGCAATGTTTTGTAATTCATCCTTGCTATAAGGAGATGAATTATCCTTAATAAATGCTTTGATAATACGATGGTTTACCAAATCCACAAAACGCCTTAAGGGGCTAGTAAAATGGCAATAGGTTTCTAGGGCTAAACCAATGTGATAAAGTGGGCAAGGGCTATATATGGCCGGTACGAGACAATGCCCCATTTCCTTAATAGCTTTTTGAATATCTTGGATACCCACATCCTGAGTACGAAAAAGAGCAGGAATTTTTTCCCTAGCTAATAAATTAGAAATTGTTGTATTAGT
The sequence above is a segment of the Cyanobacterium stanieri PCC 7202 genome. Coding sequences within it:
- a CDS encoding Creatininase (PFAM: Creatinine amidohydrolase~COGs: COG1402 Uncharacterized protein putative amidase~InterPro IPR003785~KEGG: cyc:PCC7424_1506 creatininase~PFAM: Creatininase~SPTR: Creatininase), with protein sequence MIHGFIPPERFFAYLTWQEIEKMPNKENVVIIQPIGAIEQHGHHLPLVVDSAISQGVLGRALEGLAPEIPAYALPTLYYGKSNEHLDFPGTISLSAETLLRVLRETAESIYRAGFRKLVLMNSHGGQPHILDIISRDLHQEHNDFLVFPFFTWRVPHITKDLMSEKEGKEGIHAGDAETSLMLSLLPHQVKMELAVKEYAKDLAGDSLLSLEGRLPFPWVTKELSTSGVIGDATVATREKGDRILASLTNGWIRLIEDIYKYSTSVE
- a CDS encoding protein of unknown function DUF55 (PFAM: Protein of unknown function DUF55~COGs: COG2947 conserved hypothetical protein~InterPro IPR002740~KEGG: ana:all0984 hypothetical protein~PFAM: protein of unknown function DUF55~SPTR: All0984 protein), encoding MKSEPSAYGIDDLQREKTTIWDGVRNYQARNILGEMKKGDLAFFYHSNCKPPAIVGLMEIVETSIVDPTQFDRTSPYFDPKATPEKPRWHTVKVKFREKFAQSLSLEILKKNFNPEDFLVVKKGNRLSVMPVNNAVAKAIIDLI
- a CDS encoding ribonuclease II (PFAM: RNB domain; Double-stranded RNA binding motif~COGs: COG0557 Exoribonuclease R~InterPro IPR001900:IPR001159~KEGG: cyn:Cyan7425_2599 ribonuclease II~PFAM: ribonuclease II; double-stranded RNA binding domain protein~SPTR: Exoribonuclease II); the protein is MKPSITPRKFRAEHINQASNINLTGVTGDISTIFKERPSVFGITIDDATTVDRDDGIWLVELDDGNFELQVSITDVAALIAKNSPIDQEALQRVMTLYHTKPPTPMLPIHISTNLGSLEEGKKRLALTIFFTIDNQGNIIGFEIRETIFENLKAFSYEEVEKILKNPSRQQHDQLLIKLQQISQILAGKRRGNSGVLTEDGYIDEDGNLIADNVNTHQLIAELMILTNTTISNLLAREKIPALFRTQDVGIQDIQKAIKEMGHCLVPAIYSPCPLYHIGLALETYCHFTSPLRRFVDLVNHRIIKAFIKDNSSPYSKDELQNIADYINDFHCLYKENKSNHLRIKRKEDIAKKYNDISEEKIRTLSDDEFSEFIEYYIYRHRVKSILGYIRERVDNLSLKDFYQLWFVAKINDFFDLDNIDGVSILFIASQIENITVNYQIKYNSQQKIYQGRCYINGLTTSEFAEDSKKIRVKQDSALMAIQAYVNGNLITNPAQILSDTHTDGGENNIVDDKAFSNLLHQTIDENGLTDEFLDEVEKRIDSLQPKDFYKLWFEARVNRFFDYENIDAVSVLLVRSQLDHQEVKFEIESHPDKSGFYSFCYVDGFTTKQPAINQKKSKAKQLSALGYIKAFLNDELTSNPVKISSVKQDNNNTINTENTPSGDNVQTDTHLPSEKDYVSLLHDFCQTNQIDYPEYKYIKVDSFFRCFISLNYQNITLNGEGYGRSKKDAKQSASHILMIQHNLNIKE